A single window of Nitrospirae bacterium YQR-1 DNA harbors:
- the ltrA gene encoding group II intron reverse transcriptase/maturase translates to MSKAKPFEISKKVVVEAFKRVKANGGAAGVDGRTIEEFEGDLKNNLYKLYNRMSSGSYFPQPVRRVEIPKGDGMIRPLGIPTVTDRIAQMVVKQYLEPEIEKQFHPDSYGYRPGKSAVDAVGTARKRCWEYDWVLDIDIKGFFDNIDHELMMRAVHKHTESKWILLYVQRWLKAPVQLPDGTITARDKGTPQGGVISPLLANLFLHYAFDRWMQKHQLTIPFERYADDVICHCKSEKQAKWLLERLNQRFAQCGLELHPEKTKIVYCKDDDRNGRYHNEHFDFLGFTFRPRRSKSYRGKHFINFTPAISNKAAKAIRQTIRSWNIQLRSDKSLEDLGRMFDAVLRGWINYYSSYNKSALYPVFRHFDRILARWATRKFKKLRKHTRRATHWLQRIAM, encoded by the coding sequence ATGAGTAAAGCAAAGCCATTTGAAATTTCTAAGAAAGTTGTAGTCGAAGCCTTTAAACGGGTAAAAGCCAATGGAGGAGCTGCTGGAGTGGATGGCAGAACTATTGAGGAGTTTGAGGGGGATTTGAAAAATAATCTGTACAAGCTCTACAACAGAATGTCCTCAGGTAGTTACTTTCCACAACCAGTGCGTAGGGTTGAGATACCCAAAGGAGATGGTATGATACGACCATTGGGAATCCCAACAGTAACAGACCGTATAGCACAAATGGTGGTCAAACAGTATTTAGAACCTGAGATAGAGAAGCAATTTCATCCTGACTCGTATGGATACAGACCGGGAAAATCAGCGGTAGATGCAGTAGGTACTGCACGGAAGCGATGCTGGGAGTATGACTGGGTGCTGGATATAGATATCAAAGGGTTCTTTGATAACATTGATCATGAACTTATGATGCGAGCGGTGCATAAACATACCGAATCCAAGTGGATACTGCTGTATGTTCAACGGTGGCTTAAAGCACCGGTGCAACTACCGGATGGTACAATAACGGCCAGAGACAAGGGAACCCCTCAAGGTGGAGTAATAAGTCCGTTGTTGGCAAACCTCTTTCTACATTATGCATTTGATAGATGGATGCAAAAGCATCAACTAACTATCCCCTTTGAACGTTATGCCGATGATGTGATTTGCCACTGTAAGAGTGAAAAGCAAGCAAAATGGTTACTGGAGAGACTTAATCAGCGTTTTGCGCAATGCGGGCTTGAACTTCATCCCGAAAAGACAAAGATTGTCTACTGTAAGGATGATGATAGGAACGGAAGATACCACAACGAACACTTTGATTTTCTGGGTTTTACTTTTAGACCAAGGCGTTCAAAGAGTTATAGAGGTAAACACTTCATTAACTTCACGCCGGCAATAAGTAATAAAGCTGCGAAAGCAATTCGGCAAACAATAAGAAGCTGGAACATACAGTTACGTAGCGACAAATCTCTGGAAGACCTTGGCAGGATGTTTGATGCAGTATTACGTGGATGGATAAACTACTACAGTAGCTACAACAAATCGGCACTATACCCTGTTTTCCGACATTTTGATCGGATTCTGGCAAGATGGGCAACAAGAAAATTCAAAAAGCTTAGGAAGCATACACGAAGGGCAACACATTGGTTACAGCGCATTGCAATGTAA